Proteins encoded by one window of Aspergillus chevalieri M1 DNA, chromosome 6, nearly complete sequence:
- a CDS encoding uncharacterized protein (COG:S;~EggNog:ENOG410PVW1;~InterPro:IPR002110,IPR027417,IPR007111,IPR036770, IPR020683;~PFAM:PF05729,PF12796,PF00023,PF13637,PF13606;~go_function: GO:0005515 - protein binding [Evidence IEA]), with amino-acid sequence MPNPLADEAAWLSQCIKTCKSLHEYYTGYCDSVPSQADPAGEFEILLATLGELDTTLKNRCFEQGEEQNQIDTIKFPISNCGVIINELQEEHDRISATVEKAAIGIHQASDRAAAYPFRQSTMQRLHEIVDDLQRHVSSMLNALNPKQQKVGINDDDDDDDDDDLARPDALIQHMNPLGKSLIFEEWLPTVDATIDHRAIYAKRHRGTGLWLQKSHPFREWLAQENSLLWLNGAPGCGKSVLCSTAIQSTFCQQQQQQKHMSDVAIAFFYFSSAEMSKQGASAMFQELLLQLEKQQQRSSKQLASEILYQKYELTGPPEAELADCLRASIQRFRHAFVFLDGIDENPNQAGVLTAINKMRNWDLPDLHMLITSCDTPDIRSSLSPSPNEDIPLQSDAINQDISRYVTFKITNDMKLQRWKQYKIRIQQALTRFSQGVFRYAECQLEALKRYPRTKCYLEEFLCSLPRNLDETYERLLSNIDNCYINDTRRILELVCFSPRPLLVEELADAYAVDLKNLCLDPDRRMLDAESIRELCPGLVQVMPVVDSANEGKIKSTVCIAHSSLQKYLIREQVRHSNPARVSFQDKIAQAEMAQTCLVYLLEPELRTGELDETKLKAFPLAHYAAKFWFHLFQRAESNTQIESLVLQLFTYQRGAFDRWVELYDVDGLWESIYRADPALHGLLTPVYFASYLGLGWVLQDLLDGIVKDGDGSGPAERGLATALQIASWRGHEHIIQILLNNDANVNASGEWCGTALHAASRNGHQKAVQMLLELGADVNAPGPECETALHTAAANGHAPVVQMLLDWGVGVDMVDHHRLISRALQVAASRCHMNVVQMLVDRGADVNHKRGGQCGNALEAASRQGSEELVRLLLANGADVNAYSGLYGNPLCNAGLSGNPQVVQMLLDNGADVNAGSFFILGTPLMWATNQEDNEKVVELLLQQGAHVNDQGGTRGNALQNACGRGNARVVRLLLDWGADVNARSEHQGTALQVAARHGATDAVRILLDRGANANAPPGPHGTALEAALYIEDEEIVRMLRAAGAKPSKYCKL; translated from the exons ATGCCTAACCCGCTTGCTGATGAAGCTGCGTGGCTTTCGCAATGCATTAAAACCTGCAAATCTCTCCACGAGTATTATACTGGCTACTGCGATTCCGTCCCCAGCCAAGCGGATCCAGCAGGGGAATTTGAGATCCTCCTGGCCACCCTGGGAGAACTGGACACTACACTGAAAAATCGTTGCTTTGAGCAAGGCGAAGAACAAAATCAAATAGACACCATTAAGTTCCCCATTTCCAACTGCGGGGtcatcatcaatgaactCCAAGAAGAACACGACAGAATTAGTGCAACCGTTGAAAAGGCCGCCATTGGTATACATCAAGCATCGGATCGTGCTGCCGCCTATCCATTCCGTCAAAGCACCATGCAAAGACTGCATGAGATTGTGGATGACCTGCAAAGACACGTTTCATCTATGCTGAATGCTCTCAATCCAAAGCAGCAAAAAGTTGGAatcaatgatgatgatgatgatgatgatgatgatgacttGGCCCGACCGGACGCCCTGATCCAACATATGAATCCTCTAGGAAAGAGCTTGATATTTGAGGAGTGGCTTCCCACCGTCGATGCAACAATTGACCATCGTGCTATATATGCTAAACGACACAGAGGGACGGGGCTATGGCTCCAGAAGTCTCATCCATTTCGGGAGTGGCTGGCCCAGGAAAACTCTTTGCTCTGGCTGAATGGAGCTCCGGGATGTGGCAAATCCGTTCTATGTTCCACTGCCATCCAATCCACCTTCtgccaacagcagcagcaacagaaaCACATGTCAGATGTTGCAATTGCCTTTTTCTACTTTTCATCAGCTGAAATGTCCAAGCAAGGCGCGTCAGCCATGTTCCAGGAACTTTTACTACAGCTGGAAAAACAACAGCAAAGAAGTTCCAAGCAGCTTGCTTCTGAGATATTATATCAAAAGTACGAGCTTACGGGACCTCCTGAGGCGGAACTAGCTGATTGTCTACGAGCTAGTATTCAAAGATTCCGACATGCATTCGTTTTCCTGGATGGAATAGACGAGAATCCGAATCAAGCAGGGGTCTTGACTGCAATAAATAAGATGCGAAACTGGGACTTGCCTGATCTTCACATGTTGATCACGAGTTGCGACACGCCTGACATTCGTAGCTCACTGAGTCCGTCACCTAACGAGGATATTCCCCTTCAAAGCGACGCAATAAACCAGGATATCAGCCGATATGTTACATTTAAAATTACCAATGATATGAAACTTCAGAGATGGAAGCAATACAAAATTCGCATCCAACAGGCTCTTACCCGGTTCTCCCAGGGCGT GTTCCGCTATGCTGAATGCCAATTAGAGGCCCTCAAAAGGTATCCGCGAACCAAGTGCTATCTTGAGGAATTCCTTTGTTCTTTGCCACGAAACTTGGACGAGACATATGAACGACTGCTGTCTAACATTGATAACTGTTACATTAACGACACACGACGCATTCTAGAATTAGTCTGTTTTTCACCACGGCCGCTATTGGTGGAAGAACTTGCAGATGCATATGCAGTTGATCTCAAAAACTTGTGCTTAGATCCTGACCGTCGAATGCTAGATGCTGAAAGTATCAGGGAACTTTGCCCTGGGCTGGTTCAGGTTATGCCTGTTGTGGACAGCGCAAACGAAGGAAAGATCAAGTCAACTGTCTGCATTGCCCATTCATCTCTTCAAAAATATCTTATTCGAGAACAAGTACGGCACTCAAACCCAGCACGCGTATCTTTTCAAGATAAAATTGCCCAGGCAGAAATGGCTCAGACATGCCTTGTTTATTTACTGGAGCCAGAACTACGCACTGGTGAGCTAGATGAGACAAAGCTCAAAGCATTCCCACTAGCGCATTATGCTGCCAAATTTTGGTTCCATCTTTTCCAGCGGGCCGAGTCAAATACACAGATCGAGAGCTTGGTTTTGCAGCTATTCACGTACCAGAGAGGTGCATTTGACAGATGGGTCGAATTGTATGATGTTGACGGACTGTGGGAAAGCATATATCGCGCTGACCCAGCATTACATGGGCTGCTAACCCCAGTGTACTTTGCTTCCTACCTTGGCCTTGGATGGGTCTTGCAGGACCTTCTTGACGGAATCGTTAAAGACGGGGATGGAAGTGGTCCGGCAGAGCGTGGCCTCGCAACTGCACTGCAAATCGCATCATGGAGGGGCCATGAACACATCATACAGATACTTCTCAACAACGACGCCAATGTCAATGCATCCGGCGAATGGTGTGGGACTGCTCTCCACGCTGCATCCCGCAATGGGCACCAAAAAGCGGTACAGATGCTTCTAGAACTCGGAGCTGATGTCAATGCACCAGGGCCCGAATGTGAGACTGCACTTCACACTGCTGCAGCTAATGGCCATGCGCCTGTGGTGCAGATGCTACTGGATTGGGGGGTAGGGGTGGATATGGTTGACCATCACCGCTTAATCAGCCGTGCTCTCCAGGTAGCAGCATCTAGGTGCCATATGAACGTGGTACAGATGCTCGTAGACAGGGGAGCAGATGTAAATCATAAACGCGGTGGACAGTGTGGCAACGCACTCGAGGCTGCGTCTAGACAGGGCAGCGAAGAACTCGTTCGGCTACTGCTGGCCAATGGTGCCGACGTGAACGCATATAGCGGACTGTATGGAAACCCACTCTGCAATGCCGGTCTCAGCGGCAATCCCCAGGTAGTCCAGATGCTACTAGATAACGGCGCCGATGTCAATGCGGGCTCATTCTTTATCCTCGGAACCCCACTCATGTGGGCGACAAACCAGGAAGACAACGAAAAGGTCGTCGAGCTCCTCCTGCAACAGGGTGCCCATGTCAACGACCAAGGTGGTACCAGAGGCAATGCTCTGCAAAATGCATGTGGCAGGGGGAATGCGCGTGTGGTACGGCTTCTCCTGGACTGGGGAGCCGATGTGAATGCCCGTTCTGAGCATCAGGGCACGGCGCTTCAAGTTGCAGCGCGACATGGGGCTACGGATGCTGTGAGGATATTGTTGGATAGGGGGGCCAATGCGAATGCTCCACCGGGGCCGCATGGCACTGCCCTTGAAGCGGCCTTGTAtattgaggatgaggagattgTTCGCATGTTACGTGCTGCGGGGGCCAAACCGTCGAAATATTGTAAACTATAG
- a CDS encoding uncharacterized protein (COG:S;~EggNog:ENOG410PZVK), whose product MVRKNVLRQRIESEGFRAVIPCDRCVRLHKVCFKSESSDRCSECVRGSGVKCEMSKPTYSDAEWRRLVKLQQQIAEERRDALAKVMRLERQESLLRSRAGDFIARDYKEIAELEDLERREKEESERLEKERKAREEQENLQKQRKDVEYNAQLASMSDDPSLTQMLNSPSFWENFDSAVAGGIPSPTGGNQSSSQ is encoded by the exons atgg TGCGCAAGAACGTGTTACGTCAACGTATTGAATCCGAAGGTTTTCGTGCGGTTATCCCTTGCGATCGTTGTGTGCGTCTTCATAAGGTCTGCTTCAAGTCCGAGAGTTCCGATCGTTGTAGCGAGTGTGTTCGTGGTAGTGGGGTAAAGTGCGAAATGTCCAAACCAACTTATTCCGATGCTGAATGGCGGCGACTGGTGAAACTTCAACAACAAATTGCTGAGGAACGGCGAGATGCTCTGGCTAAGGTGATGCGTCTTGAGCGTCAGGAGTCTTTGCTTCGTTCTCGTGCCGGTGATTTTATCGCTCGCGATTATAAGGAGATTGCAGAGTTGGAAGATCTTGAACgtcgagaaaaagaggaatctGAACGTCTTGAAAAGGAACGTAAGGCTCGTGAAGAGCAAGAGAATCTTCAGAAACAAAGAAAGGACGTTGAGTACAATGCTCAACTGGCATCAATGTCTGATGATCCTAGTTTGACTCAGATGCTgaattccccttccttctgggagaatttcgactctgctgtcgctggtggtattccttcaccaactggtggcaaccagtcaagttcgcaatag